The Camelus dromedarius isolate mCamDro1 chromosome 8, mCamDro1.pat, whole genome shotgun sequence DNA segment AGTGTGACCTCCCAGGGGCCCACACTGTGTGGGGAACACAGGAATCTTTCCTACCAACCGCTCACATTACTGACAGACCTAGGTTTCATTTTACCCAGCTCAAAATCCAGGCCAAGACTGAAAACGTGGAAATAAAGTTCAGGGACAGATTCCCGAAGCTGCCCTGCAGGACCCTATACCTGTGCATAAAGCCCCCCAAGTAAATCAACCTCTCCGCCCTCTCGGATGCCCCTCCCCTCCGATGCCCCGCCCCTCTAGATGCCACGCCCTCTCAGATGCCCCCACTGGCTGACGGTGGCTGCATTTATATTTCTGAGGGAAACGAAGTCTCTCCATATTTGAATTACAATTTCTCCAAAGCAGGAACTTCGATGTCCTTGTATAGGATGAATAAAACTTCAGACACAGCAAATTTTATTATCATACCAGGTCTGTCAGTTATCAGAACGTGGGCACGTCTGTTTCTGCCCCAAACACTGCTCTGCACTGACAACAGACAGCAGGTGACAATACCCAGTCACACAAGTGGCCAGGGTGCGTTATTTGATTTCCTTCCTGCTGTCAGGGGAGCCGGCACACGCCGGGCGAGGGTCCCAGGTGGTCTCCACGGAGGAAGGTCAGGGGCACGTGGGCCTGACGTCCGGGGGTTCCACGCGGGCCGGGACAGGAGCTTGAGGGCGCCGGCTTCCCGGGAGCTGCACCGGAGGCGGCAGCACCTTGCCGGGGCCGCGGGGGAGCGGCAGCCCAGGAAGGGCGAGGGACAGCGGACTCAGCACCCGCCGGGCTGAAGCGCCGTCCTGATGCCGGTGGCCAGGGCCCGCGGCGTGGGGCTCTCTGCGGTGCAGCTCACAGGCAGGCCCTGGGCGGCCAGGGCGCGAGCTGTGGTGGGGCCGATGGCAACGAActgcagggagaagagagaagggccTGAGCGCAGCAGCCGGAGGGCGACGGGCACCAGGCCCACCAGGCATCCTGTCTGTTAGGACATGACTCCCACACGACAGCTTGTAAACGTGATAATACCTCCCAATGTGAACCTAGCTCTGTTGCCTACAAAGTGCCTCCTGACAGCCTCGCCATCAGCGTGAGTGGGTCTCACCATCCCTGCGGCTCCGTGTGGGGCACGACCGAGGTCTGGACTCAGCTCCTGCCACCTTGGCTGCATTCTCAGAAGCTTCCGCTGCTGACAGCTCTGCTTTGTGTCTGGGGGCCCGGGTGGGGCCGGGTGGAGCACAGAACAAAGCCTGGAGGGGCTCTGGGTGTGGCGGGCGCAGGGTCTGGGCCCCCCAGGGGAGCAGAGCCACCGAGACCAGGGCCAGCAGCCAGAGGGCTGGGCTCAAACACCAGCTCCACAGGATGGTGGTATGTGagttatttctcaataaagctgtttttgtttttgtttttcagttgaaaaagaaagaaagaaactcccTGAGATTAGGAACCAGCAAGTAGCAAACAGGATTTCAGCGGCAGCAGTTTGGTCACAACATGACTTTTCCACCTGAGTTTTTTGTTCCCTCTGGAACCCTCTGGTCACAGAGCGCTGCCGTCTGACCCTGCACCACAGGCCTGGTTGGCCACAGAGAGCCTGAAGGGCTGGCCCCGGCTGCAGACGCCGCCCCCAGAGCCATATGGTGTCCCCCTCGACCTGGCCCTGAGGCCCAGTGCTAatgtcctgccccctccctgggcacCGCCTGGGCCGTTAGCGGGCCAGCCCTGCCGTGGGGCTGGCAGCTGGGTctggagcccagctctgccaccactGGATGGTGACCTCAAAGCGTGAAGGCGGCCACTTCAGTGGCCCGTGCGGGGGTGGACCGTGAGAAGAAGCAGGGAACACACCTGGCAGGTGGTGGACAGGGCACTCAGTTGCCTCCGTTAGTCTGGTGGTCCATGTGAATTTGCTTTCTTACTGCTTTGTAATGACTCCTCTGTGGCCTTTAGAGACAGCTGTCGggagccccccaccccgaccTTCTGTGGCCCACCTGCATGCTGTGCAGTGCTGTACAGTGGGTCCTGCCAAGAatcctggggagggaggcggccacccAGCAGACGGGGGGCAGAGCTGGACGGGAAAGGGACGATGCCCAATCCATGGGGCAGGCCTGCATCCTTTGTCAaaactggaaattcctgcctgaGCCAGTGAAGTTGCCGACATGAAGGCTAACTCTGCTGGTGCACGGCATCCCTGTGGCCCCAGACAGCCCGCACTAAATGCTCACAGTGGTGGCTCAGTCgcccacccccccaccctccagcaACGGCAGAGTCAAGGCCTGGTGGTACTCAAAACACCAGGGGCGGTGCCCTTAACTGCTGCAGGGAGAGGCGGCCCGGGCTGCTGAGAAGCCCCGAGTGTCTGGAGGGGATGAAAACAGCCCGCGACAGACTTAAGCCAGGGAAGCTCCCTCAGCCCCGGTGGTCTGTGGGCAGGGCGGGCGGTAGCCTATTCATAATGGGTCACGCCTTAAGTTTAGATTTCTAGTGTTCAcctgtacttttaaaaaacctATGTTTTGAAAGAAGATACAGTGTAATTAAATACACTGTTCGTTCTTCCTCAAAGTGGACAAACACTGAGAAGCGGGGGCAGGAGGGATATGTTATGTTGATGTAACTGCCCAGGCAAGTCACGACAGCCTCTGGGACTGGAGGGGCTCCTACTGCAGGCGCAGAGGGGCCAGAACTGGGGTGGTCCCGCACCGTCACACATGCCAGCCTCCCGAGAGGAAGCACTCACCACGTGCCCACGACTGTGGGACCATGTTGTGGGTCATATCTCTTCAATCCCCCCGAACCTAAGAGCTAGATGTTCTTTTCCCTCCCCACTGACCCAGGTGCAAGCCCTGGGCCGTCTAGTGGCCCCCCAGGACTTGGCAGGCCTTTCAGCCTCCGTCTCCTCACCTGTAGTGAGGACAGTAGTTCCTGTTACTTGGGATTCCTACCCCGAACTGGTGTGAGAACAACGCGGGATACTGGCTAGAAATACCCCATCCACGGGCCACCAGGGCCAATAACACGGACTCAGTCATCTGAGGTCCAAATcatggctcctcctcctcctgtgtgaCCCAGCACAGGATGcacaacttctctgagcctaACACTGTAAAACTGGGGGACAGTCCCAACCATGAGCCGCGCTTGTGACGAAAGGTAAGGGCCTTCGCTCCTGGCCATATGAGTGCCTGCAGGGCTCCCGGTCACACCCGCACCCTGTCCTCAGTCCCCtccagcctggcccagagcaTCCCCACGACAGGCACTACAGCGCTGGGACTACTTGTAGACTTGGAATAAACACAGTCCCTAAAAATGGGAACAGAAATCCTTTGAATTAAAAGATGTGAAAAGGGGAAATGCTTTTCGGATAGATAATTTCAAGACAGATGGAAAAAGGGGGGAAGAATGCTAACACCTGTGCCAGGCCTGGAGCTGAGGGCTTTCCTTGAACTCTCCCATCTCATCCTGAGGCTAAGCTACCAGGGAAGACCATACACACGTCATAAAGGCCACAAAGGGACAGTTATCCTCacattacaaatgaggaaacaggctcagagaggttaagtaacttgtccaagagcACCAGCCAGGAAGTGGGGCTGCCGAGCTTTAAGCATGGGGCCTGGGATGCCCAAAGCCCTGCCTTCTCTTCAGCTGCCATCAGGGCATCTGCAGGTAGGAGTGCTTTGACTCTACAGGGAAACTCTAggaaaattagtaaaaattttaaaaaaagaatctgaaaaagatccAAAGTGCACAGAATACCTCACCTTAATTTGTTCCATGTTGTCACCAGATAACTCTTGAATATACTTGAGGCTGTACATCAGGCCAGAGGGACTGAAAAACGTAATGCTGGCTGGAATGCCCTGCAGGGAGAGAAAGCAAGGCCACCTCTTGCCATGGGGCCAAGGAGAGCCGTGCTCCCCTAGCCGGTCACCATCAGCCCCTGGAACCCCCTGCAGCCCCCGTGCATTCACAGCAAGAGGGTCCTCACTGACGCTGGCACTCTTGGCTCCATCGGGCTGAGTGCAGGTCAGGAGCTGTTTAGAGGGGTGCGATGGGAGAGGCTGGGCGCCGATCCTCTGCTGGACTCCAGGTCTGCATCTGCCTGGTCAGAGGACACAGGCAGCGTGGACCTAGTGCCCAGCTGGAAGATGCCTCCAGCTTATGTGGCCAGAGTGATACGGGTCATGTAGGAGCCCAGCTCCCTGTCACCTCTCCATCCATTCCGGAAATAGAGCAGACAGCAGATAGACTGGCCCACGTGGCCCTTCTGCTCCCAGTACTGGCCAGGCACTCAGAAGCCTgtcctgggaggggaaggggagacgTCTTACTGAATACAGACATGAGAAACTTGGATTAACTCAAACAAGTGCCATGCACTCGTCTGCCTGAAGCCTCCAAAGGTCCCTGTGGCCTCCCAAATTCCATCCAGACTCCTCCGTGGGCACTGCAGGCCTTGCCAGTGTGGGCCcagccccctctccagcctctcccccgcacccacccctgccccgggTGCCCGCCCTGCCCAGGCTCCCCCTGGATATCCCGCGCGCCCGCCCTGGCTCCCCCTGGGGACCCTGCGCACCTGCTGGGAATAGTAGCTGTGCAGGTTCACCTGGATTCCCGGGTGTGGGATCTTCTGATAGACGAGTATGCTTTCCATGGGGATCCCTGGACATCAAAACCAGGACAGGGACTTTACTGCACTGGGAACACACCCTGGGGCAGTTAGTggaggaccccccccccaccccgccccagtgGGCACGCCCTCCTGGAACAAGCTGCCGGGAGCTGAGAGGTGTGGACTGAGTGCAGGTAGACTCGGCCGGCCCCCTGCAGCCTGCTTAACACTGCGGAGCGGCTCACATGGGAGAGGAAGGACAAGGGTTCCGAAACCTCAGCCATCCTTCGTGCCGTGGAcgcattttttccagtttgtgtGGGCCGTCCGCCGGACTGGCCCCGGCCCTCCGCCGCGGAGGCCGCCTGTGTGGAATCCCGCACGAGGCAAGGGCTGGGGGCAGAGCTCTGAGGGAGCTTTACAAGCCTGGGGGCTGAAGCAGGCAGCCAGGAGCCTTCTGGGGCCTGGGCACCTTGGTCCCCAGCAACTTGATGCCAGGAGGCGAGGTCCAAGGGCAGCTCTCAGGGGACGGGGAGGCCGTGAGTCAGGCAGGGGCCCCAGCTgcgtcccagctctgcctctcctgGATGGGCCACCACCCTCCACGGGCCCAGGGCCCCCTCTGCAGATGCACCGGTTAGGCTGGGGACTGTCCCACACTCCCTCCTGTTCTGTTCGGTGGCTCTGAACGCCCCCAGTGTGGCCAGGGCTGGCGACGAGGGAGAAGCACAGATTTCAAGGCCGTGGACACAGACTAGGGCAGCCACTCAGCGACATGACGAAACGTGTCAGGGAGGGAGTGGGTGCTTGGGCTAATGAAAATGATGGATGGGGTGGAGAGAAAACCtctcagaaaatataaagatgatTTTAGCATAAAATAGCAACCTATCACCATTTCATATCCCAAAAACCTAAAGATAGAAAGCTGAAGTACCAAACCTCCGATTTATGTATGATTTCTTTAAGGACACCTGGGATCAGGCTCTTTTGTTCTCTCCCAGCCTTTCCTTGTCCAGAAAGGACAATGACCTTGCCGATCTCACTGCCCAATGTCCTGTGCCATCCTCCCTGGTAGCGTTtggaagacagacaataatacGTGTAGAAGATACAATCTCACTCCGTTTTACTGCAGGAGGGGACAGTGACAAGGTCCAAGATCATTCTGGGGAACATTCTTCACGTGGGCTGTCAAAGGTTCAAAACAGCAAGGCGACATAAAAGTTGCTGGTCCATGAACCGTTTGCTTTTGGAGGCCTCGTGCTGTGAGATCTCACAGCAGCTCCAGGAGGCGGGCTCTGTGCTTCCTGACGCCCACCTCCCCGAGAGGATGCTcagagggagggtgtgggcagcGCGCACTCACACAGCTAATGAACAGCAGAGAATTCAAACCTGTTTTTGCCTCATTCTGAAGCTCGTGCTCCAAACCACTAATGAcgccctgctcccagcccagctctctgACAGAAGGCCTGCAGGTGACACCCAAGACACTGGAGTCAGCGGAGCTGGAGAGCCCCAGGCACAGGGGCTGGTTCTGAGACAGAGCCCGGGATCCAGGACAGAGGTGAAGCGAGGCCTGAGTGGCTGAGCTGGGGGACGTGGCCTGCAGGATGAGGTCAGCTCCCTCCTTAGACTGACTTCTGCGTGTGCCCGCCCTGGGGTCCCCGCCACACCACATCCTCCTGGTGGGGGCTCCGCAACCCTCTGCGTGCTCCCAgctgggctgagcaggtggagggagcagatctgaagcagggagggcaggctgcACCCTAGACCCAACATGAGGGGCGCCCCGCCTTCCAGCCTGGCTGGTCCAACCCACATCTGCTCTCCCTCAAGGTCTCCCAGGGTGGACACTTCTGTTACCATGAAGGCTCTCTGTGGTCCCCAGAGAGCCCTTGGAAGGCGGTGCCCACGAGTCAGAGCATTTTAGTCACCTTTGTCCTTGAGCATTTTTGGCAGGATTTCTCCTTTGAGGGTTCCACAGGGAAACAGAAGAGGCAGTGCTGATGACTCCCCTGCAAATAAAGCAGCAGACTTTGTAGAACTTTGCAGAAACTCCAGGAGGTGCATGTGCCCAGGGGCGTGGTAGGAGCAGCTCTGGGCCCCGCCCCATCTTAGGTTTCTGTTACAGGACCGGGTGGGAGGACAATCACAGGGTCATGGGGGCGAAGGCATGTGGGAAAAACAGCCGCATGAGCCGGGGGCTGCTGTCACCCACTCCCAAACTCTTGTCCTGGTGGCGCCAGGCAGCAGGTGCTGGTTAGAGCGCAGTGACCAGAGTCAGGTCAGACGCCAGGCCTGGTGTCGGCAAGAGAGCAACACTttccaccaccacccacctctgGAGGAGCCCTGATGGGATGAGAGGTGGCTGGAGCCTGGGCCCTGCCCATAATACAGGAGACCAGTGGTGGTGTGGCCACGAGTGGACATGCAGCCACCTCGACAAAGACAAGCCGCGTGGCCACTTGTGTAATGGGGGAACGGTGGCGGCCAGGCCAGTTGCCCAAGGGGCTGACGGACGGCCGTGAGGGGGCCCCGCCTGCTGAGAGGGGCCCTGCCTCTTGCCCACGCACATCTCCACTCTGCGCAGAGACCTCAAGGCATCTGTCATTGGAAGCTCGCTCTCTGCAGAATCGTGAAGATGGCAAGTGGGCGATACCACCCAACAAAACTGACGGGCTGTCAGATGCCAGCATCGTCCCCAAATGTGAAAACAAAGCGTTTTAGTAAAACTGACCACTTTCCCCCTCCATCTCTCAATCAGAAATacgttttttttggggggggggggcgggggaaggcaattaggtttgtttgtttattatttttaatagagctactggggattgaagccaggaccgtGTGCAaggtaagcatgcgctctaccaccgagctttaccctcccccagagGTAAGAAGGTCTGATGGGTGTTGGCCATGCACTAACATGTATTTTTCTACATCGGGGAGACCTCTCTGAACACAC contains these protein-coding regions:
- the UROS gene encoding uroporphyrinogen-III synthase isoform X1; amino-acid sequence: MKVLLLKDPKEDDRGQDPYIRELGLYGLEATLIPVLSFEFLSLPSFLEKLSQPDSYGGLIFTSPRAVEAVELCLEKDNKAEVWKKSLKEKWNAKSVYVVGNATASLVNKMGLHTEGENCGNAEKLAEYICSRESSALPLLFPCGTLKGEILPKMLKDKGIPMESILVYQKIPHPGIQVNLHSYYSQQGIPASITFFSPSGLMYSLKYIQELSGDNMEQIKFVAIGPTTARALAAQGLPVSCTAESPTPRALATGIRTALQPGGC